The Microtus ochrogaster isolate Prairie Vole_2 unplaced genomic scaffold, MicOch1.0 UNK16, whole genome shotgun sequence genome segment gctacaaagggaaAAGATCAAATAACTTATAAaaacagacctatcagaattacacctgacttttcaatggaaacaatgaaagccagatgGTCCTGGTCAAGCGTTATGaaaacattaagagaccacggatgccagcccagactactatacccagcaaaactttcaattaccatagaaggacaaaacaagatattccatgacagaaccagatatAACCAATGCCTAGCCACAAAcctagccctacacaaagtactagaaggaaaactccaattcaaggaagttggctacatcaacaaaaccacagacaatagatgatctcacagcagcaaatcccaaagaagggaaaaacacaaaaagtaaCATCACCAGCAATAAAAACTATaataacaggagatagcaatcactggtcattaatatccattaatataaatgaactcaactcacctataaaaagacataggctaacagattggatatgaaaactgaatccatccttctgctgcatacaagaaacacacctcaacctcaaagacagacattgcctcagagtaaagggttgggaaaaaattttccaattaaatgggcctaagaaacaaactggtgtagctatcctaatatctaacaaaatagacttcaaattgaaatcagtcaaaagagacaaagaaggacatttcatattagtcacagaaaaaatccatcaagaggaaatttcaatatcGAACACCTATatcccaaatacaagggtaccctcatatgtaaaagaaacacctctaagcttaaatcacacattgaaccacacacacactaatagcgGGCGACCTCAATACTCCCCTCCTctaagcttaaatcacacattgaaccacacacacacactaatagggGAGAcctcaacactcccctctcaccactgtacaggtcaatcagacaagaatttcacagaaaaataagggaactaacagatgttatgactcaaatgaacttaacagatatctatagaacattccatctaaacataaaagaatatgccttcttctcagcacctcatggaacattctcaaaaaactgaccacatattgggtaacaaaaaaaaaaaaaaaaaaaaaccccaacagatgcaaaaaaaaaaaaaaaattgaaataaccccatgtatcttaccGGATCACCATTGCTTAAAATTAAGATTCAACAACAACCCTAATTccagaaagctcacaaacacatggaaattaaacaatgctcacctgaatcatcaatggttcaaggaagaaataaagggagaaattaaagactacctaaaattcaatgaaaatgaccatacaacataTCCAAAattataggacacaatgaaagcagtgttaagaggaaagttcacagcactaaatgcctatataaagaaactgaaaaaaaatctcacactagtgaattaatatAACATTtcaaactttagaacaaaaagaggcAAACTCAACCAGGAGAACTAGAcagtaggaaataatcaaattgagagctgaaatcaacaaaatagaaacaaagaaaacaatacaaagattcaatgagacaaagagttggttccttgagaaaatcaacaaaatagacaaacctttatccaaactaaacacaagacagagagacaatatccaaattaacaaaatcagaaatgaaaagggagacataacaacagacatggaggaaatccagagaatcattagatcatatttcaaaaacctgtactccacggaaaacttgaaggaaatggacaactttctggataaacaTCACTTACTAAAATTTAAttaagatcagataagcaaataaaatagacCTTTAACTGCTAAagaatagaaatagtcatcaaaagtctcacaaccaaaaaaagaaaaaaaagcccaggaccaaatggcttcagcacagaattctacaagatttttaaagGAGAACTAATAacagtactcctcaaattattccacataatagaaacagaaggaacattgccaaagtcttttgaaataaaatactggcaaattgaatccaagaacacatcatccactatgatcaagtcagcttcatcccagagatgcagaagaaaatctgtcaacgtaatctaccatataacaaactgaaaaataaaaatcacatgatcgtctcatcagatgctgaaaaagcttttgacaaaatataacatcccttcatgctaaaggtcttggagagagcagggatacaaggaatatacccaaatataataaaagcaatatacagcaaacaaatatgtaacatcaaactaaatggagagaaactccaccaatcccactgaaatcagaaacaagacaaggttgtccagtctttccttatctattcaatatagttcttgaggtcctagctagagcaacaagataccagaaggagatcaaggggatacaaatcagaagagaagaaatcaaactctcactatttgctggtgatatgatagtttacataagcaaccccaaaaattctaccaaggaacttctacaactcataaacaccttcagtaatgtagcaggatacaagattaactcaaaaaaatcagtagccctcctttatacagatgataaattgactgagaaagaaatcaaagaaacatcacgctttataatagccacaaataacataaaatatctaaatatcttggagtaactctaaccaaagaagtggaagacttgtatgacaagaactttaaatctttgaagaaagaaattgaagaaaacaccagaaagtgaaaagatctcccatgctcttgggtaggtagaattaacataataaaaatggcaatcttatcaaaaagtaatctacagattcaatgtaattccCATCATAATCCCAGCAAAATCCTtaacagactttgaaagaatggtactcaatttcaaatgaaaaagcaaaatgcccagtatagccaaaacaatactgtacaataaaggaacttctggaggcatcacaatccctgacttcaaactctactacagagctacagtcctgaaaacagcctggtattagcataaaaacagacagaaggaccaatggaaccaaatcgaaggcccagatattaatctatacacctacaaatacctgatttttgacaaagaatcaaaaaaatatcaaatggaaaaaaaagaaagcatatttaacaagtggtgctggcataactggatatcaacatgcagaaaaatgaaaatagacccatatctatcaccatgcacaaaactcaagtccaaatagatcaaagaccacaccataaagccagccacattgaacctcacagaagagaaagtgggaagtacacttgaatgcattggcacaggagacctcttcctaaatacaacttcagacactgagagaaataattaataaatgggacgtcctgaaactgaaaagcttctgtaaagcaaaggacatggtcaaccagacaaaacagcagcctacagaatgggaaaagatcttcaccaaccctgcatcagacagaggactgatgtctaaaatatacaaagaactcaagaaactggtcataaaaagaacaaataacccaataaaaaaatcaagtacagacctaagcagaaaactctcaacagagaaatctaaaatttctaaaagacacttaaggaaatgttcaacatcattagtcatcagagaaatgcaaatcaaaacaactctgagatgccatcttacacctgtaagaatggccaagatcaaaaacactgatgacaacttatgctggagaggttgtggggaaaaggaaacacttctgcattgctgttgggagtgaaagctggtacaatccctttggatatcaacatggcaatttctcagaaaattaggaaacaagcttcctcaagacccagcactaccacttttgggtatattttcaaaggatgctcaattgtgccacaaggacatgtgctcaactatgttcatagcagcattgtttgtcatagccagaacctggaaacaacctaaatgctccatgacagaagaatggataataaaGATGTGGTatctttacacaatggagtactatatagcagaaaaaaataacatcttgaattttacaggcaaatggatggagctagaaaacatcattttgagtgaggtaacccagacccagaaagacaaatatcatatgtaatcactcataagtgttttttagacataaagcaaaggaaaccagtctacaaatcacaatcccagtgaacctagacaacaaagaggaccctaataGAGACTTACACAtgtttaatctacatgggaagtagaaaaagagaagatctcctgagtaaattgcgaGCAGGggaaccatggaagagggttgaaggggagatgAAGGtgggggagcaaagaaaaagatatagctcaataaaatcaattaaaaaaaacaagaatgatgGGCCATGCCTTTGGGAAGTAGAGTCAGACGTCTATGAAgtcaagggcagtctggtctacacagcaagttgcagaccagccaaggctatgtagtgagatcctgtctcaaaacaaacaaacaaacaaacaaacaaaagaagaacacagATGGCTGGAAATGCATCCAAGTTTGTAGAATGCTTACCTAGTATGTTTGATgctctgggttcaaatctcatCACTGAATAAAGCATTTCTGTCAGCTTCTGGCCTgtaactcaggaggtggagggagaaggataAAAACTTTGAGGTGGTGTTtacaagatggcccagtgggtgaaggcatttactgtgcaagcctggtgacttcAGTTCAATTCCCCAGGGCCCACACGAATGTGGAAAGTGAGAACTGCCTCCACggagttctcctctgacctcacacacacCCATCATGGCACATGTGCACTCATATCCACATCGCATATCCACATACATAGCAATCAGAAACagataagtaatttttaaaagccatcAAGATGTCGCCATCTCCAAAGTTGATTGAGTttgatcctggaacccacatggtggaaggagaaaatccaATTCTACAAGttcccctctgacctccacacctttGGTGTGCCATgcatggctacacacacacacacacacacacacacacacacacacgcacacacacagtaaaaaattttttcaattaaaaatgttctAGTTTCTTCCTTGGCTACATAataggttcaaggccaacctgtgctactcaagcctgtttcaaaagaaagcagCAAGTATGCTGGCAtgcgcctttaataccagcactcaaaaggcagaagagggtggatgcctgtgagttcaaggccagcctcctaCGCACACCacgttccaggccagctagggcgtCATCGTGAAACCCTatctaaaatgacaaaataacaaaaagctcAGTTGAATAATACAAAAATCCATTCAAAACTAACAATTGGAAACAGTGTGAAGAAGAGATGATAATGACCCCCACGCAGACCAAGGATGTGTACCAATTCATGCCTGCACTCAGTGCTTAGCTCCTGCTGTCTCCACTACACACCAAGAAAGGTTGAAGGGGAGCCAAAGTGATACGGCGTCAAGGTGCAGGGGAGCACTGAAAAGATCTACATGACTGCCTGTTCAACCTGTTCCTCCAAAGATAAAACCTGAATCCCAAGAGGTCCcttcaaaggagagagaaggtacccaaagagagagggggaaaagctGATGCTGGCAAGGATGAGTAGAACATGGAGGTGCCAGGGCTTGAGAATGCAGCTTAGCTGGTAGGTGCTTGATTGCCTAGTGTTCACAAAGCACTGGGTTTGAGTCTAAGTTTGAATTCAGTATTAGGTGATGCTCTGGAATAatccctctgtacactgtgaagatatgttgctctcattgttaataaaatgttgattggcctaTGGTGAGGCAGACTTTTCAGGGAAGAGAGAGTGCTGGGGAGAAGAAGGTCAGGGTCTGAGGAGCCTCCATgggatgcagagcaagcaggacagGAAGTATGTACGTGAGGTAAACACATCCTCTGGGCGGCACATacattcatagaaatgggttaagctaGCTAAGGATAAACTGAGCTATCGActgagaatttataattaataataagtctctgtgtggttaattAGGGAGCAGCTGGCAGGACAGAACTGATCGGTGGTCTAGATGGAAAACTCTGTCTACAAGATGAGGTcagacttgaactcctgatcctccttatTTCCAGAGTGCCAAAATAGCGGGTGTGCACCACACTGTCCCATAGAAGCTGGATTTACCGTTAGTGTTTCAAGaatccaagaataagaatataaaaatgtagattctaaaaataagaacatagaagtgaagaaatataaagttgtaagcctaggagaatgagagcagacagTCAGCAGCTGTCTCAGCagtttaaggattaactattaaccaTGGGTTACTCCACTTTACAACCCATAGTTCTATTTGCAAGGCTGAAGTGGCCCTCTGCAAACTTAGGGTTGCTCTGCAAACCGAGGATCAGCTTTTAGATACTCCCCCGCCCCCGGCCACTCATGACCAGAAATTGATGTGAGCTTTTAAATTATGAGTTAGCTTTTAAATTCTGGGATATATGTGACTTTTGACTTTTGGGTTTTATATTGTCCCCTACCCTTCCCTGCTTTGTGAAACTGGCAGTCAGGGGAGGTGCAGAGCCTTGGTAAACACTATCAAGGAGTGACAGGAAAAGCGACGGGTTAAATATAAAcactaatttaaatgaaaaactttgttaatggaaattgcaaagaagggtaatttgtatctgagttttaccttgagattgtaaaaattcttttgttattaCCCAATGCTTGCTATAAAAGGAGGAGTTCAAAAAccagcctttgccacagccttaccaATCCATCTCTGACTGtagtctcagctagctgataagctttttgtgctccatggagatttgttttttaatttttttaaaagatttatttattatgtatacagtattctgtctgcatgtacgcctgcaggccagaagagggcaccagatctcattacagatggttgtgacccaccatgtggttgctgggaattgaactcaggaccactagaagagcagccagtgctcttatcctctgagccatctcgccagcacctgtttttttaatgtttttcctggaataaagtttgcttctggtttagtAGATGTTGGTGGTCTGTCCTTATCTTTGTGTGACCCCCGTGGACCcaacagtgttctttttttttaatcttaaatttatgtgaatgtgtgtatgccaTCTGTGTTACAGTGCCAGCTGGAGCCAGAAAAGGGGGTTGAATTCCCACAGGCTGAAGTTGTGGGAACGGGCAGTTGTGGGTCACTCAACATGAAGCCGGGCAAACactcaggtcttttggaagagtaaTAAGAGTTCCTAACCTaggagccctctctccagcctcttgctgTGGCATTCATCAGTCCTGACATCCTTAAGCTTTAAAGTTTGGCCTCAAGGAGGTGAAGGATATGTTTCTATTGCGAATTGTGGAGATGGCTTCAAGAGTTGGTACTTGTAAATTCAGGACGTTGTATGTATTATAAATGTATAGCTGTTTGTATGTTTATTATaatgtcaataaaatatttttttctttattatcagtGCTAGGGATAGCATCCTGTGCCTTGCCCAAGCTAGGCAAGTACTGCTAGGCTAGAAGTATGCTGTTATAGCCCTAGTACTAACCACTGTACTACACTTCCCTggcaggaaaaaattaaaaacctacaATAAAACCCATCTAAGGGCTGCGGAGCTGGTTCAGTGGGTGATGTACAGGCATGTGCAAGGGTGAAGGCCTAAGTTTGACTCCTAGAACACATATAAACACTGAGTGTGTTGTGCCTGGAACCTAAGcacctggggaggtggagacaacaGATCCCAGGGGCCTAagcccagccagtctagctgaaacagcAAGCTCGGTAAGattctttgtctcaaaaaataaagaagatctTTATTTATGTGgccttttgtttacttttctagAAGATTGACCTGTTACCTGGGTTCTTCTTTCTACATACACCTGGAACCCTTCCTCCAGCCTGGCACTGATGGCTGACAACCAGCTACTTCCCTGGCATGAGTGGTGGCCCATACCTGGGAACAACTCAAATATCTCCTTCAATGCCATCCATTTTGGGCTTAGAGGGTACTGGAAGCAAAATCAATCTCTGCCTCAGCCCTCCAAGGGACTGGACACAGGGATCCCAAGGCTGCGTGGCTGGCCACTGTGTTCTTGTGCCTGAGGCtctagaccccccccccacctcctctaGGGACACTGTATCTGGTATACCCCAGAAAGAGCATAAAGCAACTGTGCCCATTGTTCTTTTGCGACTGAGCAGAGTTTCTACAAAaacttcagagagaaagagagagagagagagagagagagagagagagagagagagagagagagagagagagagaacacgttTTCATGTGATCAATGCTTTCAAGTTCTTCCTTTCTGAGGAAGTAGCAAGAGAGAGGCCGGCCCCTCTGAAGATTGTGAGTGCTTGGTGAGTAAAGGCAACTCAGTTGGTCACTATGAACCATTGTCCTTAGAACCTCTATGGACAATAATATGTGCACTGACCCTCCCTTGCTTGCTGGCTGTAGCTGAAAAATCAGAACTAGGTCTCTCCTACATGAGTTCTGTTCACAACCTACCCAGCCACCCTTGGGCTGGCAGAACCCCAGTTTTTCCTTCTCTAATCATTATCAGTTAACAATTCACTGCCAGTTGAAACCACTTTCCCTGCACAAGAACCATAATACagcttaaagtaaaataaaacatgatagaGAACAACTGGGGAGAACATTCTGACCTCTGCCTGGTCTCACGTACTTCACACAGGAGAGTGAACCCACACCCAtacagcacactcacacacacacacacacacacacacacacacacacacacacgtgcaaacacacatgatttcaggaatacacacatataccatacacaacATACTCACATACTGATATATttcacacacacctatataccacacacagacacacatacattacacacacacacaccaaatcaaAAAGCTCACAACCCATCTCAGCTGATGACcatcctttccccacccccatattCCAAACTCACTCACCCACATTCCTCATGTTCCCAATGGCTGCTGGTGTCACCAGGATGGGAGATATGCCTGAAGGGAGTGGCTGGTCAGTCACACTCCTGAAGAAACACAGAGTATGAACTTTGACGGAGGTTGACCAGGAGAAAATTTGATTTGCAAAGAACATACCATGAATGACTGGTTATCTCTCCTCTGCCTAATCCCAGGGCACTACACTAAAGGGAGCACTGATGGGCGACTGTAATAGGAGAGAACAACCTTATCAGTTCACTAACAGTCAAGATATTGAAAGGGTCATACAGTTCTCTTTTATAATAAACGGAATTTCACAGCAAATGAGAAACTACAGTTTCCTTGGGCACTAGAGTCTAGGAAGAACAATTCATTTTGTTATTGTCATTACACAAACAGGCAGTAGGGACTACAACAATACCCCTTATCCCAACCCGCCCCACTTACCTTTTTGACACAGGCTGTAAAGCCCACGAGTCCCAGGCTGGACTTGTTTGTATTCACTGtgcagccaaggatggccttgaactagttttgttttgcttgtttttcaagacaaggtttttctgtgtagccctggctgtactggaactcactctgcaaaccaggctggcctcaaacccacaaaaatctacctgcctctgcctcccgaatgctgcggttaaaggcatgtgccaccactgtccggtgTTCTTGAACTCTTGACTTTCCTGCCCCCATTATAATGTCACCCTTGACCACACTAAGAATACAAGATCACTCTGAGCTGCAGGAATCTCTAAATAATGACGACAGTGAGATGCCTCCTCAAGTAAAGGGGCTtggctgccaaacctgacaaacTGGGTTTGATACCtggtcccacatggtggaaggacagaactgacttcctcaagttgacttctgacctccacatagctATGGTGAGGACTGGGACACATTCAGTATCTAGATGTCTTACCCAGCCATCAGTTCTTCATCATGCCGTGTGGTCACCTTCAGGTAACTTCCACTGGAGTGACCGACTAAAGCATCGCAGGGCAGAGTAGAGGGTTGAGCACAGAACCAGAGCTCCCCAGAGACCACATCCCTGTACTGGCAGGTGGGCCCTCGGGCTCCAGTTGACTGGGGGTCCACGTTGCAGATCACAGTCTCTTGAGTGCCATCCCTGCCTCGAAAATACCCCCTAAAGTCAACGGTGGCTCGTTTTCCTTTCCAGACCCTCTGTAGGACCCCAACTGCCTCACTGGAGTGGATCAGCCTCACTTGCACCTGGGCCCGTCCAGCCCAGAGCAGGGGGAAGGACAAGAGGTATGTGCCATTCTCCAGATCCTTCACCTCCCCTGGGACTCCTGCCTTCAACTCCTGCCCCAACAGCTGTGCCCGAAACAGATCTCCACCATGAGTCTTGGGCCTACCCTGGTGGTCCCTAGCCACAAGAATGGCCTCTAGATTACTTCCCAGAGTATAGGTGGCCTGAGCAGGACTCTTCAAGTGGTAGGTGGAGGTTTGGGGACTGGTAGAAGCCAAAAAGTCATCCTTGTCGCCACCAGTTGGAGGCCAGTACAGAAGGCTGGTCAGGTTGGTGAGTTCttgagagagagagttccagttGTTGGGCTCAGAGGCATGTTTAGAGGCACGATGGGGTAGTGGGATCCAATGGTTCATGGGCTCAGGCCAAGACATCATGAGAGAGAACAcctgtgggaaaagaaagagggatatGCCAGTGTGTTGTGGGTGCCATATTTTCTTCCTGGAAGGAGGTATTACAGTTGGCCAAGTAGCACCCAGCAGTCCTATCCACCCATGTTGTTCTATTTGTCATTCATAAGCCTGGCATTTGGGTCACCATGATCATTATTTGAAAGAAACAGTTCAGTACTGGGTTGATACTGTTGCTCGAATTTCTGGGGAGTCCTACTGGACTCACCATATGTTACCAGGGAAATTGAAATTGGGCCCCACTCTGGAAtaataattcttcttcttcttcttcttcttcttcttcttcttcttcttcttcttcttcttcttcttcttcttcttcttcttcttcttctctttctcctccttcctaatcctcctcctcttcttcttcttccttccttttttccctcttcctcctacttctttagacttatatgcatgagtgttttgcttgcgtgAATAACTTTATACCACATGCATCTTTGGTGCCcaagaacagaagagggcattggatcacctggaactggagttacaaaaggcTGTAAGCTGtcaaatgggtgctgggagccgaacCCAGATACTCTCTCTA includes the following:
- the LOC102000759 gene encoding NXPE family member 3-like, with translation MAQQVFSLMMSWPEPMNHWIPLPHRASKHASEPNNWNSLSQELTNLTSLLYWPPTGGDKDDFLASTSPQTSTYHLKSPAQATYTLGSNLEAILVARDHQGRPKTHGGDLFRAQLLGQELKAGVPGEVKDLENGTYLLSFPLLWAGRAQVQVRLIHSSEAVGVLQRVWKGKRATVDFRGYFRGRDGTQETVICNVDPQSTGARGPTCQYRDVVSGELWFCAQPSTLPCDALVGHSSGSYLKVTTRHDEELMAGSVTDQPLPSGISPILVTPAAIGNMRNVALPSRPPCRPGHLSPKPSGFYYQDRWHSTFCSSRSFPTVSSILNCLAGRIVYMMGDSTLRQWWEYLRDTVPSLKPVDLHVQYQAGPLMAVDTTRGTVLHWRAHSWPLRSHRTPVASLHSVARVLHGLAGGPYTVVVLGMGAHFTTFPPSIFARRLAGIREAVKALLDREPSTLVVIKLANTGYKSVYGSDWLTIQVNRFLRAAFDGLQVAFVDAWEMTSSLAVPDDIHPKRLIVRNEVELFLSFICPT